A part of Andrena cerasifolii isolate SP2316 chromosome 10, iyAndCera1_principal, whole genome shotgun sequence genomic DNA contains:
- the LOC143374405 gene encoding carbonic anhydrase 1, with protein sequence MINISVSEFMILCSSILLVFLLLTEILDWTQLFSWVESECNFLEGFTFGYTDRNGPHMWKVLYPESNGSNQSPINITTRLAVVVQPSEPLRWIGYNNGPLSMTIANNGNNVIVNTAWGSLTRPYIQGGSLTGIYDICSLVFHWGQSNEEGSEHTLDYVRYPMELQVFHIKRGFNSPLEAIGTNVNDGMLVVSFVFQITSADNPYMDHIVTNLWRIVERETKVHIPPFPLNWIFPPFEKNYYSYSGSLTQPPCSEIVTWIIQPEPIAISSSQVAQFRKLCSSNGPILRNCRPVQRVNERNVYFHE encoded by the exons ATGATAAACATTTCTGTGTCAGAATTCATGATATTATGTAGCAGTATTCTTCTCGTCT TTCTGCTGCTAACTGAGATCCTGGATTGGACACAATTATTCTCGTGGGTGGAAAGTGAATGCAATTTCCTCGAAGGCTTCACGTTCGGGTACACCGATCGCAATGGCCCTCACATGTGGAAAGTACTATATCCGGAAAGTAATGGTAGCAATCAGTCACCAATCAACATTACAACTCGACTTGCCGTTGTGGTGCAGCCATCTGAACCTCTTCGATGGATTGGCTACAATAACGGACCATTATCAATGACAATAGCAAATAATGGGAATAATG TGATAGTGAATACAGCGTGGGGCAGTTTGACTCGACCATACATTCAAGGAGGATCGTTGACTGGCATCTACGATATCTGTTCGCTGGTGTTCCACTGGGGACAGTCGAACGAGGAAGGCAGTGAACATACTTTAGATTACGTCCGATACCCGATGGAGCTGCAAGTGTTTCACATAAAACGAGGCTTCAATTCGCCGCTAGAAGCAATTGGTACTAACGTGAACGATGGCATGCTAGTCGTATCATTCGTTTTTCAG ATCACAAGCGCGGATAATCCTTACATGGATCACATCGTAACAAATCTATGGCGTATCGTTGAGCGAGAAACGAAGGTTCACATTCCACCCTTCCCTTTGAATTGGATTTTCCCACCTTTCGAGAAGAATTATTACAGCTACAGCGGCTCTCTTACACAACCACCTTGTAGCGAAATCGTTACCTGGATCATACAACCCGAGCCAATCGCCATATCCTCGTCTCAA GTTGCACAGTTTCGAAAACTTTGTTCATCGAATGGTCCCATTCTTCGGAACTGCAGACCCGTTCAACGAGTGAACGAACGTAACGTATACTTCCACGAGTAG
- the LOC143374397 gene encoding tetraspanin-2 isoform X2, whose amino-acid sequence MKYLKVVLFTFNLLIWLAGCTVLVIGAWLLLEPSKGHLLNLFVPDATPHETINLIAYSLLGLGFTVLTVGCFGCRAALHGNQCILATYMSMLVALIVTELVTAAVGGLMTCRILSGLEERLVSKLADDYGHEPTSDIPFSHSLDFAQYKMKNTGSPMSVVSRVFNKNTAKPWLNPKPKDETACQVEDEEGHDGYRHKEGCLGKVTSWLQYESFTLVFLGMAMAGIQTFGIITSAFLCRTIRDMQMN is encoded by the exons TTGGCCGGGTGTACGGTACTCGTTATAGGCGCATGGCTGCTGCTGGAGCCAAGCAAGGGGCACCTCCTGAATCTTTTCGTTCCTGACGCCACGCCTCACGAAACCATCAACTTAATAGCGTACAGTTTACTTGGTCTCGGGTTCACGGTGCTCACGGTTGGTTGCTTCGGGTGCCGTGCCGCTCTGCACGGGAATCAGTGCATTCTAGCCACT TACATGAGCATGCTCGTGGCGTTGATCGTCACCGAGCTGGTCACCGCGGCTGTCGGTGGGCTAATGACATGTCGAATACTTTCTGGATTAGAGGAGAGGCTGGTTAGTAAACTGGCCGACGACTACGGCCACGAGCCGACCAGCGACATCCCTTTTAGCCATAGCCTCGACTTCGCGCAATACAAG ATGAAAAATACGGGAAGCCCAATGAGCGTTGTTTCAAGAGTATTTAATAAGAAC ACTGCAAAACCGTGGCTAAATCCAAAGCCAAAAGACGAGACGGCGTGTCAAGTGGAAGACGAAGAGGGTCATGATGGATATCGACACAAAGAG GGCTGCCTGGGCAAAGTCACCAGCTGGCTTCAGTACGAGAGTTTCACACTAGTGTTCCTGGGCATGGCGATGGCTGGTATACAA ACATTCGGTATAATAACATCCGCTTTTCTCTGTCGAACGATAAGGGACATGCAAATGAATTGA
- the LOC143374397 gene encoding tetraspanin-11 isoform X1, which produces MKYLKVVLFTFNLLIWLAGCTVLVIGAWLLLEPSKGHLLNLFVPDATPHETINLIAYSLLGLGFTVLTVGCFGCRAALHGNQCILATYMSMLVALIVTELVTAAVGGLMTCRILSGLEERLVSKLADDYGHEPTSDIPFSHSLDFAQYKFNCCGIHGYGDYNGTAWWRDAQISGNRRQVPLTCCVLKNTEMKNTGSPMSVVSRVFNKNTAKPWLNPKPKDETACQVEDEEGHDGYRHKEGCLGKVTSWLQYESFTLVFLGMAMAGIQTFGIITSAFLCRTIRDMQMN; this is translated from the exons TTGGCCGGGTGTACGGTACTCGTTATAGGCGCATGGCTGCTGCTGGAGCCAAGCAAGGGGCACCTCCTGAATCTTTTCGTTCCTGACGCCACGCCTCACGAAACCATCAACTTAATAGCGTACAGTTTACTTGGTCTCGGGTTCACGGTGCTCACGGTTGGTTGCTTCGGGTGCCGTGCCGCTCTGCACGGGAATCAGTGCATTCTAGCCACT TACATGAGCATGCTCGTGGCGTTGATCGTCACCGAGCTGGTCACCGCGGCTGTCGGTGGGCTAATGACATGTCGAATACTTTCTGGATTAGAGGAGAGGCTGGTTAGTAAACTGGCCGACGACTACGGCCACGAGCCGACCAGCGACATCCCTTTTAGCCATAGCCTCGACTTCGCGCAATACAAG TTTAATTGCTGTGGAATACACGGATACGGGGACTACAATGGCACGGCCTGGTGGAGAGACGCGCAAATTTCAGGGAACCGGAGGCAGGTCCCTCTCACGTGCTGCGTTTTAAAAAACACCGAG ATGAAAAATACGGGAAGCCCAATGAGCGTTGTTTCAAGAGTATTTAATAAGAAC ACTGCAAAACCGTGGCTAAATCCAAAGCCAAAAGACGAGACGGCGTGTCAAGTGGAAGACGAAGAGGGTCATGATGGATATCGACACAAAGAG GGCTGCCTGGGCAAAGTCACCAGCTGGCTTCAGTACGAGAGTTTCACACTAGTGTTCCTGGGCATGGCGATGGCTGGTATACAA ACATTCGGTATAATAACATCCGCTTTTCTCTGTCGAACGATAAGGGACATGCAAATGAATTGA
- the LOC143374400 gene encoding carbonic anhydrase 7 — MWGQSPIDIDDNNVIGIQFPPLIMSGHWSQDGEAKMRNTGTTVRITLEGNRSPATIRGGPLANDVYQLQEVVFRWSPTSCKGAEHTLNGTWFTMEAQAIHFNTRYGKIENCWHAQDGLAICTYFLQAYQVSTWDEHPLFSKITDNLHKITQAESMTKLPANCLNWMRQACQTTSYYTYLGSITTFPFHECATWIVFPEPVRISENQAQLFRMLCNKHGSIIKENYREVQMLHGRLIYYVT, encoded by the exons ATGTGGGGACAGTCTCCAATCGATATCGACGACAACAATGTGATCGGAATACAATTCCCTCCTCTTATCATGAGCGGCCATTGGAGCCAAGATGGGGAAGCAAAAATGCGAAATACTGGCACCACCG ttcGAATAACCCTGGAGGGAAACAGAAGTCCAGCAACCATTCGCGGTGGTCCACTGGCGAACGATGTGTACCAGTTGCAAGAAGTGGTGTTTCGATGGAGTCCCACAAGCTGCAAAGGCGCGGAGCACACTCTGAATGGCACTTGGTTCACGATGGAGGCTCAAGCAATACACTTCAACACGAGATACGGGAAAATTGAGAATTGCTGGCACGCCCAAGATGGTCTCGCGATCTGTACATATTTTTTGCAAGCTTATCAGGTTTCGACCTGGGACGAACATCCATTGTTTTCGAAAATTACGGATAACTTGCACAAGATCACGCAAGCTGAATCTATGACGAAGTTGCCGGCGA ACTGTTTGAATTGGATGAGGCAGGCTTGTCAAACAACGAGTTACTATACTTATTTAGGATCGATCACGACGTTTCCATTTCACGAATGCGCCACCTGGATCGTTTTCCCGGAGCCagttcgaatatcagagaaccAGGCACAGCTATTTCGAATGTTATGCAACAAACATGGCTCcatcataaaagaaaattatcgaGAAGTGCAGATGTTGCATGGTCGTCTGATTTATTACGTCACTTAA